One stretch of Thalassovita sp. DNA includes these proteins:
- a CDS encoding cytochrome c, which produces MLRLVKWLVLLGVVVLATGYWMTRPVKLDPLAMDGLVGDAEAGALVFAAGGCASCHAAPDATGEAKLILAGGHAFPSDFGTFYAPNISPDPAKGIGGWQAVDLANAMLFGTSPAGQHYYPAFPYTSYNRSSMQDIADLWAYMQTLPLSGTPSKAHDVGFPFSIRASLGGWKLLFAGNEPTAVEPTNAQMQRGQYLVEVLGHCGECHTRRNALGGMSYDAWLGGAPNPSGQGRIPNITPAALDWSEADLVEYFTSGFTPDFDSAGGEMADVVENLAKLPESDRAAIAAYLKMVPPVE; this is translated from the coding sequence ATGCTGCGTTTGGTGAAATGGCTGGTGCTCTTGGGTGTTGTGGTATTGGCGACCGGCTATTGGATGACCCGCCCGGTTAAGCTGGACCCGCTGGCGATGGACGGTTTGGTCGGCGATGCCGAAGCCGGTGCGCTGGTCTTTGCGGCGGGGGGCTGTGCGTCCTGTCACGCAGCACCCGATGCCACCGGCGAGGCCAAGTTGATCCTTGCAGGCGGCCATGCCTTTCCCAGCGATTTCGGCACCTTCTATGCGCCAAACATTTCCCCCGATCCCGCCAAGGGCATCGGGGGCTGGCAGGCCGTGGATCTGGCCAATGCAATGCTGTTTGGCACCAGCCCCGCGGGCCAGCATTACTACCCGGCCTTTCCCTACACGTCCTACAACCGCAGCTCGATGCAGGATATCGCCGACCTCTGGGCCTATATGCAGACGCTTCCCCTGTCGGGAACGCCAAGCAAAGCCCATGACGTTGGCTTCCCTTTTTCCATCCGCGCCAGTCTGGGGGGCTGGAAACTGCTCTTCGCCGGCAACGAGCCTACAGCGGTCGAGCCGACAAACGCCCAAATGCAGCGTGGGCAATATCTGGTGGAGGTTCTGGGTCACTGCGGGGAGTGCCACACCCGCCGCAACGCTTTGGGTGGGATGAGCTATGACGCCTGGCTAGGCGGTGCGCCAAACCCGTCGGGTCAGGGCCGTATACCTAACATCACCCCAGCCGCGCTGGACTGGTCCGAGGCTGATCTGGTGGAATATTTCACCTCAGGCTTCACACCCGACTTCGACAGCGCGGGTGGTGAGATGGCAGATGTCGTCGAAAACCTTGCCAAATTACCGGAAAGTGATCGCGCTGCCATTGCGGCCTATCTGAAAATGGTTCCGCCCGTTGAATGA
- a CDS encoding phosphatidylglycerophosphatase A, producing MTKLIATFFYAGLMRPAPGTWGSLAALPAGALIFWLGGLNAFLIAVPLVFALGWWATAVETRGKDDHDPSEIVIDEVAGQWIALIPVFIGITHSGAGMLALWPGWVTAFVFFRLFDITKPGPIGWADRRGDALGVMLDDVIAGVFAGIVVMIAAWISHGVLGL from the coding sequence ATGACCAAGCTGATCGCGACCTTCTTCTATGCCGGCCTGATGCGCCCAGCCCCCGGCACCTGGGGATCCCTTGCCGCCCTGCCCGCTGGCGCATTGATCTTCTGGCTTGGCGGGCTGAATGCCTTTCTGATCGCTGTGCCGCTGGTCTTTGCCCTGGGCTGGTGGGCCACAGCGGTTGAAACCCGTGGTAAGGACGATCACGACCCGTCTGAGATTGTGATTGATGAGGTGGCCGGCCAATGGATCGCCCTGATCCCGGTCTTTATCGGCATCACCCATTCCGGCGCGGGCATGCTGGCGCTTTGGCCCGGCTGGGTCACGGCCTTTGTGTTCTTTCGCCTGTTTGACATCACCAAACCCGGCCCGATCGGCTGGGCTGACCGGCGTGGCGACGCCTTGGGGGTGATGCTGGATGATGTGATCGCCGGGGTCTTTGCGGGCATCGTTGTGATGATTGCCGCCTGGATCAGCCACGGGGTTCTGGGCCTATGA
- a CDS encoding MmgE/PrpD family protein, with amino-acid sequence MPKAQNNPMTSAFETTAPITAALARFAAETAENQIPEAPMAVMQLSLLDWVACAVAGADEPVSNILRDMVMAEGGAPQATVVGGGQVPARAAALANGAISHALDYDDTHFAHIGHPSVAVVSAALAVAEKQGASGRALQQACLIGVETATRVGVWLGRDHYQGGFHQTGTAGAFGAALAAARLMGFSAAQCEMTLGLVATRASGLKSQFGTMGKPYNAGIAASNGVEAAELVARGFVANPGALELAQGFGPTHMGQGDLLALAGLGQDWLFETVSHKFHACCHGLHAALEALQELMPLRPEEVSVIEVTTHPRWMSVCNQPAPMTGLGAKFSYSTVLAMALLGHDTARLDSYSDQICADPALQALRAKVRVTADDSTSETGTRLRLQTRSGMFEATHDLITPMELQDRKAKVLRKAKSLLGEERAQRVEALVASYADAVELGALLRG; translated from the coding sequence ATGCCCAAAGCCCAGAATAATCCGATGACCTCAGCCTTTGAAACCACGGCCCCCATAACGGCGGCCCTGGCCCGGTTTGCCGCTGAAACTGCGGAAAACCAAATTCCTGAGGCGCCGATGGCGGTGATGCAGCTGTCACTCCTTGATTGGGTGGCCTGTGCGGTGGCAGGTGCGGATGAGCCGGTCTCCAACATCCTGCGAGACATGGTTATGGCGGAGGGTGGTGCGCCGCAGGCCACGGTGGTGGGGGGCGGCCAGGTGCCGGCCCGCGCGGCAGCTTTGGCCAATGGCGCGATCAGCCATGCGCTGGACTACGATGACACCCATTTTGCCCATATCGGCCACCCCTCGGTCGCGGTGGTCTCCGCCGCGCTGGCGGTTGCGGAAAAACAAGGCGCCTCAGGCCGTGCCCTGCAACAGGCCTGCCTGATCGGGGTGGAGACCGCGACGCGTGTCGGCGTCTGGCTGGGCCGGGATCACTATCAGGGTGGGTTCCATCAGACCGGTACGGCGGGGGCCTTTGGTGCAGCATTGGCGGCGGCCCGGTTGATGGGGTTCTCAGCAGCGCAATGTGAAATGACCCTCGGCCTGGTGGCCACCCGTGCCTCGGGCCTGAAAAGTCAGTTTGGCACCATGGGCAAACCCTATAATGCCGGGATCGCTGCCTCCAATGGCGTTGAAGCGGCGGAGCTGGTGGCGCGTGGGTTTGTCGCCAATCCCGGCGCGCTGGAACTGGCACAGGGCTTCGGGCCAACCCATATGGGGCAGGGCGACCTGCTGGCGCTGGCGGGGCTGGGGCAGGACTGGCTGTTTGAAACCGTCAGCCACAAGTTCCATGCGTGTTGTCACGGGCTGCATGCGGCGCTGGAGGCGCTGCAAGAGCTGATGCCGCTGCGCCCGGAAGAGGTCAGCGTGATTGAGGTCACCACCCATCCGCGCTGGATGAGCGTCTGCAATCAACCAGCGCCAATGACTGGGCTTGGGGCTAAGTTTTCCTACAGCACGGTGCTGGCCATGGCCCTTCTGGGGCATGATACGGCGCGGCTCGACAGCTACAGCGATCAGATCTGCGCCGATCCCGCCTTGCAGGCCTTGCGCGCCAAGGTGCGCGTCACCGCCGATGACAGCACCAGTGAAACCGGCACCCGGCTGCGGCTGCAGACCCGCTCTGGCATGTTTGAGGCCACCCACGACCTGATCACCCCGATGGAGCTGCAGGATCGCAAAGCCAAAGTACTGCGCAAAGCCAAAAGCCTGTTGGGCGAAGAGCGCGCGCAGCGGGTGGAGGCGCTGGTTGCGAGTTATGCTGATGCGGTGGAACTGGGGGCGCTTCTGCGGGGGTAA
- the lipA gene encoding lipoyl synthase gives MRDLKIPQQRHPEKAHRPDNAQPKKPDWIRVKAPVSDGYKQTHKIMRENKLVTVCEEAGCPNAGECWSQGHATMMIMGEICTRGCTFCNIATGKPNGLDAFEPGRVAMAVQKLGLNHVVITSVDRDDLKDGGAEHFAQTIRAVRHRSPKTTIEILTPDFLKCDMSVLETIVEARPDVFNHNLETVPGLYPEVRPGARYFHSLRILQRVKELDPTMFTKSGIMVGLGEDKQGVHQVMDDMRAADIDFLTIGQYLQPTPKHHAVDRFVHPDEFKAYEKAAYGKGFLMVSATPLTRSSYHAGDDFAQLRQARMEKLGRA, from the coding sequence GTGCGTGACCTAAAGATTCCCCAGCAGCGGCATCCCGAAAAGGCCCACCGGCCCGACAATGCCCAGCCAAAGAAACCCGATTGGATCCGCGTCAAAGCGCCCGTGTCTGACGGCTATAAGCAGACCCACAAGATCATGCGGGAAAACAAGCTGGTCACAGTTTGTGAAGAGGCTGGCTGCCCCAACGCAGGTGAATGCTGGTCCCAGGGCCACGCCACAATGATGATCATGGGTGAGATCTGTACCCGTGGTTGTACCTTCTGCAACATCGCAACCGGTAAGCCCAACGGTCTGGACGCGTTTGAGCCGGGCCGGGTGGCCATGGCCGTGCAGAAGCTGGGGCTGAACCACGTGGTGATCACCTCGGTTGACCGCGATGACCTGAAAGACGGCGGCGCCGAACATTTCGCCCAGACGATCCGCGCCGTGCGCCATCGTTCGCCGAAAACCACGATTGAGATCCTGACGCCAGACTTCCTGAAATGTGACATGTCGGTGCTGGAAACCATCGTTGAAGCGCGCCCCGATGTCTTCAACCACAACCTTGAAACCGTTCCCGGCCTTTATCCTGAGGTGCGGCCCGGTGCCCGCTATTTCCATTCTCTGCGGATCCTGCAGCGCGTGAAAGAGCTGGACCCGACCATGTTCACCAAATCCGGCATCATGGTTGGCTTGGGTGAGGACAAGCAGGGTGTACATCAGGTGATGGACGATATGCGCGCTGCGGACATCGACTTCCTGACCATTGGCCAGTATCTGCAGCCGACGCCGAAACACCATGCGGTGGACCGCTTTGTGCACCCGGATGAGTTCAAAGCCTATGAGAAAGCCGCCTACGGCAAAGGCTTCCTGATGGTCTCGGCCACGCCGCTGACCCGGTCGTCCTACCACGCAGGCGATGACTTTGCGCAGCTGCGTCAGGCCCGGATGGAAAAACTGGGCCGCGCCTGA
- a CDS encoding type II toxin-antitoxin system RatA family toxin: protein MPTHSETRPLPHSAQQMYDLVADVAAYPKFLPWCAAARIRKVTPQGDGTDLMEADLVISFKVFRERFGSRVILAPEKKRIDTEYLDGPFKYMKSYWEFTDREDGGCDVSFFVDFEFKNAVLQGIIGVVFNEAMQRIVRAFEQRAVALYG, encoded by the coding sequence ATGCCGACCCATTCCGAAACACGACCGCTGCCGCACTCAGCCCAGCAGATGTATGATCTGGTCGCGGATGTCGCCGCCTATCCGAAATTCCTGCCCTGGTGCGCCGCCGCGCGCATCCGCAAAGTGACACCGCAGGGCGATGGCACCGACCTGATGGAGGCGGATCTGGTGATTTCCTTCAAGGTGTTTCGCGAACGTTTCGGCAGCCGTGTGATCCTGGCGCCGGAAAAGAAACGGATCGATACCGAATATCTGGATGGCCCGTTCAAATACATGAAGAGCTATTGGGAATTCACCGACCGCGAAGATGGCGGTTGCGATGTCTCATTCTTCGTCGACTTCGAGTTTAAGAACGCGGTGCTGCAGGGCATTATCGGTGTTGTCTTCAATGAGGCGATGCAACGCATCGTGCGCGCCTTTGAACAGCGCGCCGTGGCGCTTTACGGCTAA
- a CDS encoding ammonium transporter, with protein MNGADTAWIIVATALVLFMTLPGLALFYGGLVRARNVLSVFMHCYAIACLMSVLWFVMGYSIAFGDGNAFWGGLGKMFLGGITADTLSGNLPEVLFFAFQMTFAIITPALIVGAYVERIGFGFVLLFSALWMLLIYAPVTHWIWGGGFLSDGGIFGETGVKDFAGGIVVHETAGIAALVLAVMLGARKNQTTPPHNPGYVMIGASMLWVGWFGFNGGSQLAADGGAAMALTVTHISAATASLTWAAWEWVKYGKASLVGLVTGTIAGLASITPASGFVGPVEALIIGAVAGILCQEAVNLIRNKIKIDDTLDVFAVHGVGGIFGTIMIAAFGAGSWTAQLGSLVIVGVFTLVGSVLIAKLVGLITPLRVDAETEVNGLDLMAHGERAYDHSS; from the coding sequence ATGAACGGAGCGGATACCGCCTGGATCATCGTCGCAACAGCCCTGGTGCTGTTCATGACACTGCCCGGATTGGCGCTGTTTTACGGCGGTCTGGTGCGCGCACGAAACGTGCTGAGCGTCTTTATGCACTGCTACGCCATCGCCTGCCTGATGAGCGTGTTGTGGTTTGTCATGGGCTATTCGATCGCTTTTGGCGACGGCAACGCCTTCTGGGGCGGCCTTGGCAAGATGTTCCTTGGGGGCATCACCGCTGACACCCTGTCGGGCAACCTGCCTGAGGTTCTGTTCTTTGCCTTCCAGATGACCTTTGCCATCATCACCCCGGCGCTGATCGTGGGCGCCTATGTGGAACGGATCGGCTTTGGCTTTGTGCTGCTGTTCTCAGCCCTGTGGATGCTGCTGATCTACGCACCCGTGACCCATTGGATCTGGGGCGGTGGCTTCCTGTCAGATGGCGGCATCTTCGGTGAAACCGGCGTGAAGGATTTCGCTGGCGGCATCGTGGTGCATGAAACCGCAGGCATCGCAGCACTTGTGCTGGCCGTCATGCTGGGTGCCCGCAAAAACCAGACCACCCCGCCGCACAACCCCGGTTACGTGATGATCGGCGCCTCCATGCTGTGGGTCGGCTGGTTCGGCTTCAACGGCGGCTCGCAGCTGGCCGCGGATGGCGGCGCAGCCATGGCGCTGACCGTCACACATATCTCGGCCGCCACTGCCTCGCTGACCTGGGCCGCCTGGGAATGGGTCAAATACGGCAAGGCCTCGCTGGTGGGTCTGGTCACCGGTACCATCGCAGGCCTCGCCTCGATCACCCCGGCCTCGGGCTTTGTCGGTCCGGTTGAGGCGCTGATCATCGGTGCGGTGGCAGGGATCCTCTGCCAGGAAGCGGTGAACCTCATTCGCAACAAGATCAAAATCGACGACACGCTGGATGTCTTTGCCGTACACGGCGTGGGCGGCATCTTCGGCACCATCATGATCGCAGCCTTCGGTGCAGGCTCCTGGACTGCACAGCTGGGTAGCCTGGTTATCGTGGGGGTCTTCACGCTGGTCGGATCGGTGCTGATTGCCAAGCTGGTTGGCCTAATCACTCCGCTGCGCGTCGATGCCGAGACCGAGGTCAACGGGCTGGACCTGATGGCCCACGGCGAACGCGCCTACGACCACTCGTCGTAA
- a CDS encoding CinA family protein, whose protein sequence is MIAEAQARRVLEAVKARGWMATAAESCTGGMVMAALTDIAGSSAVVDRGFVTYTNAAKEQMLGVRSETLAAFGAVSEQVAREMAEGALAHSDAQVAVAITGIAGPGGSEHKPEGRVCIGLAFEGGETRTETIEFGAQGRAKVRLAAAQKALSLLEIAATTV, encoded by the coding sequence ATGATCGCCGAGGCGCAGGCCCGCCGGGTGCTTGAGGCCGTCAAGGCGCGGGGCTGGATGGCCACCGCCGCCGAAAGCTGCACCGGCGGCATGGTGATGGCGGCCCTGACCGACATCGCCGGTTCCTCCGCCGTGGTGGACCGCGGTTTTGTCACCTATACCAACGCCGCCAAAGAGCAAATGCTGGGGGTGCGGTCCGAAACCCTCGCCGCCTTTGGTGCCGTCTCAGAACAGGTGGCCCGCGAAATGGCCGAGGGCGCGCTGGCGCATTCCGACGCGCAGGTCGCCGTTGCCATCACCGGCATCGCAGGCCCCGGCGGATCCGAGCATAAGCCCGAAGGCCGGGTGTGCATTGGTCTGGCCTTTGAAGGCGGCGAAACCCGCACCGAAACCATTGAGTTCGGCGCGCAGGGCCGCGCCAAGGTGCGCCTGGCCGCCGCCCAAAAAGCACTCAGCCTGCTGGAAATTGCGGCAACTACGGTGTGA
- a CDS encoding LysR family transcriptional regulator: protein MPSNWENFRYVLTLVETSSLRRAAKTLRCEPTDVLVRVQSYEDSVGQPLFDRIGDLMELTPSGRRIVSAAREVMSSMEKVGQGSGQQSASGIAPITISTLDCINQHLLVDCMARIPEGTPLPVVSLRHTQEVQPLDQLGTELVVRPGHGMADELDAEVAGYFDFAVYERADGRNSWLGLSGVLERAPAAKWYREHVPANEITLSSDSFVTLAMLVQAGVGRAVLPSYVGDQFAWLKRYEIDLTGKMIPLHIGNHPDLSGSRRLKQLKRQVLISLRHSEHLASHP from the coding sequence GTGCCCAGCAACTGGGAAAACTTTCGCTACGTTTTGACCTTGGTGGAAACCAGCAGCCTGCGCCGGGCGGCGAAGACCCTGCGCTGTGAACCGACTGACGTTCTGGTGCGGGTGCAGTCCTATGAGGATTCCGTCGGTCAGCCGCTGTTTGACCGGATTGGCGACCTGATGGAGCTGACGCCCTCGGGCCGCAGGATCGTCTCAGCGGCGCGTGAAGTGATGTCATCGATGGAAAAGGTGGGGCAGGGAAGCGGCCAGCAATCCGCCAGCGGGATCGCCCCGATCACCATCTCGACGCTAGACTGCATCAACCAACATCTGCTGGTCGATTGCATGGCGCGGATCCCCGAAGGCACGCCCTTGCCGGTGGTGTCCCTGAGGCATACGCAGGAGGTGCAGCCGCTGGATCAACTGGGCACCGAACTTGTGGTGCGCCCCGGTCATGGCATGGCGGATGAGCTGGACGCCGAGGTGGCGGGCTATTTCGACTTCGCGGTTTATGAACGCGCGGATGGCCGCAACAGCTGGCTGGGGCTCTCTGGTGTGCTGGAACGGGCGCCGGCCGCTAAATGGTACCGGGAACACGTGCCGGCCAATGAAATCACGCTCAGCTCCGACAGTTTTGTGACGCTTGCCATGTTGGTGCAGGCAGGCGTCGGGCGCGCGGTATTGCCCAGCTATGTCGGGGATCAGTTTGCCTGGCTCAAACGCTATGAAATCGACCTGACCGGCAAGATGATCCCGCTGCATATCGGCAATCACCCGGATCTATCGGGCAGCCGCCGGTTGAAGCAGCTGAAGCGTCAGGTGCTGATCAGCCTGCGTCACAGCGAACATCTGGCCAGTCACCCCTAA
- the hpt gene encoding hypoxanthine phosphoribosyltransferase, which yields MSKRPYVIDEMISAKQIAARIESLAREIEFEFGSTDKLIVVGLLRGSFVFIADIVRELGLPVEVDFLEASSYGNEMESSREVRILKDIRGEIEGRDVLVVEDIVDTGFTLQHVLRLLNGRNPKKLRTIALLDKPSRREAEVKANWIGFEIPDEFVVGYGIDYAQRNRNLPFIGKVRFVEEDEA from the coding sequence ATGTCCAAGCGTCCATATGTCATCGACGAAATGATCTCAGCCAAGCAAATCGCGGCCCGGATCGAATCTCTGGCCCGTGAGATTGAGTTTGAATTTGGCAGCACCGACAAGCTGATCGTGGTTGGCCTGCTGCGGGGCAGCTTCGTCTTTATCGCGGATATCGTGCGGGAACTTGGCCTGCCGGTTGAGGTCGACTTCCTCGAAGCCTCCTCCTACGGCAATGAGATGGAAAGCTCGCGCGAGGTGCGGATCCTGAAAGACATCCGGGGGGAAATCGAAGGCCGCGATGTGCTGGTTGTTGAAGATATCGTCGACACCGGATTTACCCTGCAACATGTGCTGCGGCTGCTGAACGGGCGCAACCCGAAGAAACTGCGCACCATTGCGCTGCTGGACAAACCATCGCGCCGTGAGGCAGAGGTCAAAGCCAACTGGATCGGCTTTGAAATCCCGGATGAATTTGTGGTGGGCTATGGCATCGACTACGCACAGCGCAACCGCAACCTGCCCTTCATCGGCAAGGTCCGCTTTGTTGAGGAAGATGAGGCCTGA
- a CDS encoding bifunctional 2-C-methyl-D-erythritol 4-phosphate cytidylyltransferase/2-C-methyl-D-erythritol 2,4-cyclodiphosphate synthase, whose amino-acid sequence MTTAALIVAAGRGTRAGAGLPKQWRPLAGQRVADQTLLTLVDHPRIDQVMLVIHPDDVAHLAEWSSHPKVSHCFGGDSRDQSVLNGLQALAGSDVHKVLVHDVARPCLSADLIDQLIDTLDIHQAAAPGLEVVDALWRGDAGLVAGVQDRSALYRAQTPQAFHYDALLEAHDAHPGGAADDVEVARAHGIDVAIVPGEESNLKITRPGDFARAEDILREQTKKEEHMDIRLGNGYDVHRFGEGDHVILCGVKIPHGRGLQGHSDADVGMHAVTDALYGAMAEGDIGRHFPPSDPQWKGAASEIFLKHAADLARSKGFTISNVDCTLVCEYPKVGPHAAAMMTEMARILGMEMDRVSIKATTSERLGFTGREEGIAAIATATLIKV is encoded by the coding sequence ATGACCACAGCCGCCCTTATCGTTGCCGCCGGACGGGGCACCCGCGCAGGCGCAGGACTGCCGAAACAATGGCGCCCTCTGGCCGGGCAGCGGGTGGCGGATCAAACGCTGCTGACGCTGGTGGATCATCCGCGCATCGATCAGGTGATGTTGGTCATCCATCCCGATGATGTGGCGCATCTGGCTGAGTGGTCCAGTCACCCGAAGGTCAGCCATTGTTTTGGCGGCGACAGCCGCGACCAATCGGTGCTGAACGGGCTGCAGGCGCTTGCTGGCAGCGATGTGCACAAGGTGCTGGTGCATGACGTCGCCCGCCCCTGCCTGTCAGCAGATCTGATTGACCAGCTGATTGACACACTGGACATCCATCAGGCCGCCGCCCCGGGGCTGGAGGTGGTGGATGCCCTCTGGCGTGGGGATGCGGGGCTGGTGGCCGGGGTGCAGGACCGCAGCGCGCTCTACCGCGCCCAGACGCCACAGGCCTTTCACTATGATGCGCTGCTGGAGGCACATGATGCCCATCCCGGCGGCGCCGCCGATGATGTTGAGGTGGCGCGCGCCCATGGCATTGACGTGGCCATCGTTCCGGGCGAGGAGAGCAACCTGAAAATCACCCGGCCCGGCGATTTCGCCCGCGCCGAAGACATCCTGCGTGAGCAGACCAAAAAGGAAGAACACATGGATATCCGTCTGGGCAATGGCTACGACGTGCATCGGTTTGGCGAGGGGGATCACGTGATCCTTTGCGGGGTGAAGATCCCCCATGGGCGCGGGCTGCAGGGACATTCAGATGCGGATGTGGGCATGCATGCGGTGACCGATGCACTTTATGGCGCGATGGCTGAGGGTGACATTGGTCGCCACTTCCCCCCGTCGGACCCGCAGTGGAAAGGCGCCGCCAGTGAGATCTTCCTGAAACACGCCGCAGATCTGGCGCGCTCCAAAGGGTTCACCATCTCGAACGTCGACTGCACGCTGGTCTGCGAATACCCCAAGGTGGGGCCACATGCCGCTGCGATGATGACGGAAATGGCGCGCATCTTGGGGATGGAAATGGATCGCGTGTCGATCAAGGCCACAACCTCGGAACGGCTGGGTTTCACCGGCCGCGAAGAAGGCATCGCCGCCATCGCCACTGCAACCCTGATCAAGGTGTAA
- a CDS encoding cytochrome c: protein MYLANKLVALTALTLALSAPAFAQDAKAIDGAVKARKAQMALYAFNLGILGTMAKGQSDYDATVAQGAASSLLALTRLDASQMWPAGSEQGAAAGSRAKPEMWNNMDDVIAKAMAMQAAAEVMDGAAGQGLEAMQAAMGGVGGACSACHKAYRGPKG from the coding sequence ATGTATCTAGCCAACAAACTTGTCGCCCTCACCGCCCTTACCCTTGCCCTGTCTGCGCCGGCCTTTGCGCAGGACGCCAAAGCGATTGACGGCGCCGTCAAAGCGCGCAAGGCGCAGATGGCGCTCTATGCCTTTAATCTGGGCATCCTTGGCACCATGGCCAAAGGTCAGTCTGACTATGATGCCACTGTGGCCCAGGGTGCTGCCAGCAGCCTGCTGGCCCTGACCCGTTTGGATGCGTCGCAGATGTGGCCGGCGGGCAGTGAACAGGGCGCCGCGGCCGGCAGCCGCGCCAAGCCTGAAATGTGGAACAACATGGATGACGTCATCGCCAAAGCGATGGCGATGCAAGCCGCCGCCGAAGTGATGGATGGCGCAGCCGGTCAAGGGCTGGAGGCGATGCAGGCCGCAATGGGCGGTGTTGGCGGGGCCTGCAGCGCCTGCCACAAAGCCTACCGTGGTCCCAAAGGGTAA
- a CDS encoding VIT1/CCC1 transporter family protein produces the protein MALSLRGSLKQVIYGGNDGIVTTFAIVAGFAGAGADGAAQIGAFAVILFGLANLLADALSMGMGEYLSARSQHQVYRRSLRETRALLDRAPQQGLAQLITGFHAQGLAEDQATQAAAAVMSNTDAAAAQILILDQGLTPPDRDNPALNGMVTFVAFVCFGLMPISPYLIGVEPAHQWTTAIICTLVALTTLGLLRVRATDENAPQALVETVGIGGLCAAVAYGVGWVLGG, from the coding sequence ATGGCACTGAGCTTACGCGGATCTTTGAAACAGGTGATCTATGGCGGAAATGACGGCATTGTCACCACTTTCGCCATTGTTGCGGGCTTCGCAGGCGCGGGCGCAGATGGCGCTGCGCAGATCGGCGCCTTTGCGGTCATCCTGTTTGGGCTGGCAAACCTTCTGGCCGATGCGTTGTCGATGGGCATGGGCGAATACCTCTCCGCGCGTTCACAGCATCAGGTCTACCGGCGCAGCCTTCGGGAAACGCGCGCGCTGCTGGACAGAGCCCCTCAGCAGGGTCTGGCCCAGCTGATCACAGGTTTCCACGCGCAAGGGTTGGCGGAGGATCAGGCGACGCAGGCAGCCGCCGCTGTGATGAGCAACACTGATGCAGCAGCAGCCCAGATTTTGATATTGGATCAGGGCCTTACCCCGCCGGACCGTGACAATCCCGCGCTGAACGGCATGGTCACTTTCGTGGCTTTCGTGTGTTTTGGCCTCATGCCAATCTCCCCCTATCTGATCGGGGTTGAGCCTGCGCACCAATGGACCACGGCGATTATCTGCACGCTGGTTGCCTTGACCACCCTCGGCCTTTTGCGGGTACGGGCCACCGATGAAAATGCCCCGCAAGCGCTGGTGGAGACGGTGGGCATCGGCGGCCTTTGCGCCGCGGTGGCCTATGGTGTTGGCTGGGTTCTGGGCGGCTAG
- a CDS encoding peroxiredoxin, with the protein MQTGQKLPNVTFRTRVRDESVGGPNPFRWQDMSSDDYFAGKRVILFSLPGAFTPTCSTYQLPGFEDNFAKFNELGIEDIYCMSVNDSFVMNKWAEAQGIKNVKVIPDGSGEFTRKAGMLVAKDNLGFGMRSWRYAAVVNNGVVEAWFEEPGLSDNHGEDPYGESSPENLLKYLENAGAEVAAE; encoded by the coding sequence ATGCAAACTGGCCAGAAGCTGCCCAACGTGACCTTCCGCACCCGTGTCCGCGACGAATCCGTTGGCGGCCCGAACCCGTTCCGCTGGCAGGACATGAGCAGCGACGACTATTTCGCAGGCAAACGCGTTATCCTGTTCTCGCTGCCGGGCGCCTTCACCCCGACCTGCTCGACCTACCAGCTGCCGGGTTTCGAAGACAATTTCGCCAAGTTCAACGAGCTGGGCATCGAAGACATCTACTGCATGTCCGTGAACGACAGCTTCGTGATGAACAAATGGGCCGAAGCGCAGGGCATCAAGAACGTCAAAGTGATCCCCGATGGGTCCGGTGAATTCACCCGCAAGGCCGGCATGCTGGTCGCCAAGGACAACCTGGGCTTTGGCATGCGCTCCTGGCGCTACGCCGCCGTTGTGAACAACGGTGTTGTTGAAGCATGGTTCGAAGAGCCGGGCCTCAGCGACAACCACGGCGAAGACCCCTACGGTGAAAGCTCGCCTGAGAACCTGCTGAAGTACCTGGAAAACGCAGGTGCCGAGGTCGCCGCAGAGTAA